The genomic segment CCCGTCTCCAGGTCGTGCCGCCGGCACCGTCCTCGAGCACGATGCCCTGCGCCAGAAGCTCGGCGCGGATCTCGTCGGCGCGTCCGAAATCTCGACGGGCACGCGCGGCTGCGCGCTCGCCGATCAGCCCTTCGATCTGCTGGGCCGAAAGGCCGGCGGCCGAAGCCGCACGGGCATTGTACTCGCCGAGGAATTCGCTCGGCACGCGCATCAGCAGGCCCAGGCCCTTGCCGGCCGAGCCGATCAGGCCGGCGGCCTCGGCGGCACGCGCAATGTCACCGGCGTCGAGCGCCCGATTCGCCTCGCGCACCGCTTCGAAGATCACACCGACCGCGCGCGCCGTATTGAGGTCGGCATCCATTGCCTCGAGGAACGGCCGCGCGCCGGCGGACTCGAAATCGTACTGCGGAATCTCGGCACCGGCCTCGGCCACGCGCGCCAGTGTCTCGTACGCCCGCACCAGCGCCTTGGTGGATTCCGCGATTCCCGTCGGGCTGAAATCGAGCGGGCTACGGTAGTGGGTGGACAGCAGATGAAGGCGCAGCCCTTCGGCCTCGACCTCCCGCAGCACGTCCTCGATGGCAAAAGCGTTGCCGAGCGACTTGCTCATCTTCTCCTGATCGATGCGCACGAACGCGTGATGCACCCAGTACCGCACGAAGTCGGTGTCGAAGGCGCCGGCCGACTGCGCCAGCTCGTTCTCATGATGCGGGAAGATCAGATCCTCGCCACCGCCGTGGATGTCGAAGAGGCGACCGAGGTAGCGCATGCTCATCGCCGAGCATTCCAAATGCCAGCCCGGGCGTCCCTCGCCCCATGGGCTCGGCCACGCCGGCTCGCCCGGCTTGACCGCCTTCCACAGCGCGAAGTCCATGGGGCTCTTCTTGCGCTCGTCGATGTCGACGCGCGCGCCGGCCATCATGTCCTCGAGGCAGCGGTGCGAGAGCGCGCCGTACGGCTTGAACGCTTCGACCGAGAAATAAACGTCGCCGTCGCCGACGCGGTAGGCGATGCCCTT from the Candidatus Limnocylindrales bacterium genome contains:
- the cysS gene encoding cysteine--tRNA ligase — its product is MGLVLYNTRTRREEPFEPLEPGKVSLYVCGITVYDRCHVGHARSLVFFDTLVRYLRWRGFEVRFVRNITDVDDKIINRALENGEDFRELTARYIEAMHRDVAALGCLPPDIEPQATDHIGDMVDLIAALEEKGIAYRVGDGDVYFSVEAFKPYGALSHRCLEDMMAGARVDIDERKKSPMDFALWKAVKPGEPAWPSPWGEGRPGWHLECSAMSMRYLGRLFDIHGGGEDLIFPHHENELAQSAGAFDTDFVRYWVHHAFVRIDQEKMSKSLGNAFAIEDVLREVEAEGLRLHLLSTHYRSPLDFSPTGIAESTKALVRAYETLARVAEAGAEIPQYDFESAGARPFLEAMDADLNTARAVGVIFEAVREANRALDAGDIARAAEAAGLIGSAGKGLGLLMRVPSEFLGEYNARAASAAGLSAQQIEGLIGERAAARARRDFGRADEIRAELLAQGIVLEDGAGGTTWRRG